The genomic interval GCAGAGACCCCAGAGGGCAGGTGTGATGCCGCCTGGGCCCAGACAATGGCCGACACTGTATCCTGGCAACTGAAGGCCGGGCCCATCCTCTGCAGGGAGCcagccagaggagctggagaCCAAAGCGAGAGGTGGAGGCCAGGGGCCCGGCTGGGCCGGGACAGAGGCAGGGGAGCGGGTGACTGAGGCTGGGTCGCTGGAGGCTGCTCAGTCTCCTGGGTGGGACACGGGGGGGTTGGACTTCGCTGAATCTTCCTGCGCTCACATGGTCTGTCCGACGCTGTGCTCCAGGCTGTGCCACACGCTGGCTGGGAGTCGTGGCTGGCtgcaggggtgggagcagggccctttgggggggggggaaacgtaagcagaggcagattaggggtttgtggggccctgggtcagaacaagtgggggcccctccctacaatccccccacctctcctccgtgctcctgccagggaggggGGTCGGGGCACCGGGGCTTGCCCCGGGTGGGcagagggggtcagggtgcaggggctcccatttttccaggggcccccaataagccagggctcctgccccattggctaatccaccactgcgtGAGGCTTCCCCAGGTGGCCCATCCAGAGGGACTTGCTGCGGGGAGCTCTCCGTGGGAACAGGGGGCTGAACGCTTTGAGTCAGACCAGGAGGTGCTGAAACCCAGGAGGCGTCTTGCCTTAGTGAACGtgtgcctgggggtggcgctctACTAGCAGGTCCTGTGTGAACTTCATTGTGAGCAGCCCCAGAGCACGGAGCCCGGGCCTCGGGGACACCGCCCCTGGgatctagaacagcttccataggagagattaagaagtctgggccttttcagcttggaaaagagacgactaagggggggatatggtagaggtctataaaatcatgactggtgtggagaaagtgaataaggaagtgttgtttactccttcttgtaacacaagaagaaccaggggtcacccaaggaaattaacaagcagcaggtttaaaacaaacaaaaggaagtatttcttcacacaacgcacagtcagtctgtgggattctttgccagaggaggttgtgaaggccaagactataacagggttcaaaaaagaactagatcagttcctggaggacaggtccatcagtggctattagccaggctgggcagggatgcaaacccacgctccaggtgtccctaagcctctgccGACCAGCAGCCGGGACTGGATGCCAGGGGACCAATCACTCGcacttgccctgttctgttcactccctctgcggcacctggcacGGGCCGCTGgcagcagacaggacactgggctggacgggccttgggctgacccagtctggccgctctCCCCTGCCGCGATAGCACCAGCACCACCTGGCCGCTCACAGCTCGGCTGGAGGGCAGCGGGGTGGAATCTGACCACTCCATCCATTGCCCAGCTTGTGCCCTGCacacagagtgggggaggggtgtgtgcccAGAGACCATatgccaggggggtggggggcgaggcGCTCAGAACATCctgtgctgggccctgccccagggaCAGCGATTAGAACAGGGAGCCCAGGCCGCCTCCCCGACCCACAGCAGTCAGCGTTGCTCCCAGCCACGctcagcccttcccctgccctttgaGCATGTCTGGGGTGTCTGTGCCATGTGCAGGGGTTACCCTTCCCATCACAGGCACCCCAGCCCTGGCATGAGGCCACGCTGGCtcagtccctcccaccccccctcgtAGGGGAAGTTCAGGTCTGTACAGAATCTGTCCCTGCTCCTGTGGAGGGGCCCAGGTGCCAAGGGCAGAGCCAGCCTGTGCCAGGCTTGAGAGCAGCCACCATCCTGCTGGAATGACGGCCTCACCCCGGCACCTGCctgaggaacccaggagtcctgggtcagCTTTCGCTCCTGGGTCAGGGGAGAGCTAGGGGCTGCCCTTGGCTGACACGGCCGTGTGCTAGGGTGAATCTCAGTGTGGGGGGAGCTGCATGCCCCCCTCACCGCCAGcctgtgcctggagctgcccagcGTGGGGGGCTAGGCCCTGTCCAGGACACTGGAGCTTTTGCCAGGCACCTTGGGGGCTACCTCTCGGCTGAGGAGAGTGACTAACTTCCTGAAGCCACTGTTAGCTCTGGCCCTGGGGAGGGAGCTGACTagggcatcctcctccccctcctcctcctcgcctcgCTCCGGCCCGTCCTGGTCCAGCAGCCGCTTGTACTGGGCctccagggaggggctgggtcccgtgctgggagccagggggctgCTCCAGCGCTTGGACGCCATGCAGCTGTTGTCATAGATGGGGGCCAGGTCAGTGCTGCTCCCTTCCGGGGAGCCCCTGGAGCCCAGGCATGAGGGCCCCTCCTCCATGGAGCAGGAGCGCCCCTGGGCGCAGAGGTTCTCGTAGAGATGCTCCGAAACTGGGAGCCCCTGACCCCGGCTCGCCCTGGCCACTCCCTGCTCCACCTTGGCCTCGCCCCAGGGCTTGAGCGGGGGCTGCAGGCCTCTGTGGATGGAAGCATAGACGATGGGGGGCTCAGCTCCTGTCCCCGCACGGCCTCCCagctccagggtgcagggcagggcctgtgcgCTGTCTGGACAGAGCCCCGCAGGGAGGAGCGGCCTCCCTGCACCCTCTAGGGCCCAGGTGGGCAGCGCTTCCTCCAGGCTCTGGGAGCTCCAAAGCCTGGGCTCCGTTCCCTGCCTGGAGCTCAGAGGCGCCGGTGCTTGGGTGCTGCTCTGGTAGGCGATGGCTGCGGAGACGAGGTTGCACAGCTCACCCGCCCGGCTGGTGGCCCAGGTGAAGATGCCCTCGCCGGAGTCGCAGCGGCGGCCGGCCTCGAAGGAGAACAGGGCCTGCAGGGAGCAGACAGCAGCGTTACCTGGGGCGCTGGGCCACAGACGCCAGCCCGGAGAGCTCAGGTCTTCCCAAGGGGCCCAGCAGGCTTGGAGCAGGAGCCGCCCGGGCAAGGGCAGGCAGACGGCAGGGCTGGGCGTACCCCAGtgctcctgcagcccctgcgGGAGGCAGACCAGTACCTTATCGTAGCCGAATTTGCGCAGGAAGGGGTAGGGCCAGGTGAGGAGGGTCTGGCGGGACTGGCGGGTTTTCAGCATGAGCCCCTTGGGCAAGGCGGCCAGCAGGTAGTGCCCActcaggccacacctggctgaggcGTCCGTCCTGTTCACCAGCACCAGGAACTCATTCACTGCAGGGAAACGAACCCACACGAGAGTCGCTGCCCGGCCCCACTGCATCCCCCCTCCCGCCCGAGTCACTGCCCGGCCCCACTGcatcctccctcctgcccgccgGAGTCGCTACCCGGTTCCCACTGCGTTCCTCCCCCTGCCCGCCCGAGTCGCTGCCCGGCCCCACTGCGTTCCTCCCCCTGCCCGCCCGAGTCGCTGCCCGGCCCCACTGcgttcctccccctcccgcccgaGTCGCTGCCCAACCCCACTGCATCCCCACTCCCACCAGTAACTGCCCAGCTTCACTGCGTCCCCCTGCTGCCCGAGTCGGTGCCTGGCCCCACTACGTCCCCCTTCCCGCCCGCCCAAGTCACTGCCTGGCCCCACTGCGTCCCCCCTTTGGCCCACCCAATCACTGCCCGGCCCCACTGTGTCCCCTGTGCCCACCAGTCACTGTCTGGCCCCACTGCATTCCCCTTGCCCCCCAGAGTCACTGCCAAGGCCCACTGCATCCCCGCGCCAGAGTCACTGCCTGGCCCCaagccccatctccagccactcCGCTCTCCCTGAGCACCCCCGGCAGGACACCCCCCCCGCTCCATTCCGAGGCCCCCAATCGCAGCCTCCCTCCAGTCGACGGCGGGCGGGGGGAGTCTctggtcccctcccctctgctggggTCCCTGTGCCTGCCCCACGCAGTGCCCGACTGTACATACGGTCCTGCCAGGATGCGTAGAGGGTGTTTTCCTCCACATGGAGATCGGGCCCGGGGGGGTCCCTGGTGCTGCCAGGCGCTGGCTCATTAGTGCACTGAAAGcagagagtggagcagctgcagccccccgggcacctgcccctccccggccgcagGGGCTGCACCCTCCTGGGACCCACATGTGAGCAATAGGGTGCAGCCAACTCAGAGCCCTTGGGGCAGAGGCCATGTCAGTGCccgaggggagggggtggggtgggcagggtgTCCCAgcacctggagggagggggcggggccgtgcCAGCGCCTGGGGTAGGACAGGTGGAGCcatgccagcacccaggagagtgggcagggccatgccagcacctgggggggggaagcggggtgGGCAGAGCTATGCCAGCACCCAGGGGGAGTGGGCGGGGTGTCCCAGCACctaggaggaaggggtggggccgtgccagcacctgggggggagggggccgggtgGGCAAGGCCATGTGGCAGCTGGGGGGTGCCATTGCAGATGGAGTCATGCCAGCACAGGAGTGTTGTTTTGGTTTATGGCAGCCTCACCGCATCAGACCCCCCCTGCCCCGCGTCTCCTGgcgctgcccagggagcccaggtggGTCAGCCCGTGGCTGGGGCCCATGTGCTGAGAGGGGTCCCCAGTGCTGGCGGGGGCAGTACCTGGAAGGccagctggcagagctgtgctatCCACTCGTCCCGCTGCTCGGCTGCCAGCACGTGGCTCTTGTCGACGGTGTTCAGGTAGAAGGCAGCCGTGTCCTTGGGGCAGCTGGGGGCGTCAGCCGGCCCCACAGAGACGCAGTCTGCGAGCCGGATGACCCGGCGCTCACACTTCCGCAGGGATGTCTTCTCTGGCCCGGAGCCGTTGTCCCGCGCATCGCATGTCTCCAGCCGGGCAACACCCCAGGGGCCGGTGGCAAAGAGCTGGGCCCGCACCTTCCTCCAGagcttctggggtggggggcagatagGGCAGGACTCACCCCAGGGGCTCAGCGCAGCCCTATTCAACCCCAAACAATGCACATGGCTCCTGTGCCCACAGGGCAGCCAGCGGGAGGCAGCAGAGAGCAGaacggggaggaggggctggcggGGACTGCCAGAGGGCCACAAGTCCAGCCCCGGGCACGGGGGCAGGACGAAGTCAACCTGGCCCCCCGACGGGTTTGTCCAAAATGGTCTTAAAACCCTTCCACGATGGGAACTCCGCAGCCTTGGCAGCCCCCTGGCCCAGCACTGAACTGCCCGGAGAGTCAGGCGGTTTCTCCTGCTATCTAACCCCAGGCTGAAGCCCATTGCTGGGGACAGCACCCTTTAGAAAAGCCCTCCCCAGACGGGGAGGCCGGTATCAGGTGCCCCCTCGGTTGCTTTTCTCCAGCCAAAACACACCCGTTTTTAACCCTTCCTCACAgggcagattttctaaacctctgatcatgtttgttgctcttttgCCTCTGGTCATTTGTCCTGATCTTCCCTGAAGTGTGGCCCCCCCAGCCGGACCCagcactccagcagcagcccccccccagccggacccagccctccagcagcagccccccccagccggaCCCAGCTGCCGCCCCACCAGTGCCCGGCAGCGTGGGAGTCAGCTCCTGTCTGTTAATACACCCGGACTGGGTCGCCTTTctcacagctgcatcactgtCCATTTATGGCCCACGCTGGGCCAGCCCCTTTCCCGTGTATTATCACCTAGTCACACTCCCCAGTTGGGAGCTGGGCATTTGATTTGTCCTTCCGAAGGGAAGCACTCTGCACTTGTCTCTAGTGGGTTTCAGACGGATTTTCCCAGCAGGAGACAAGGCTTCGGGGAGGGCCTGCTGGGCCCTAGGCGCAGGACGGCCCCACTCCACAGACCCTGATCTTACTCTGCGGTTGGAGCATCAGCTCCCGGGGCAGGTACCTGGAGCCTCAGTGTCAGGAGCCCCAAGGGGCTGCATACGGGCGAGGCAATTCCACGGGGCTTCCAAGCCTCCCACTAGTGGCTGGCCAGCGCAGCCGCCCTCAGCACCTTGCTTGGCTTCTGGAGGGCCATGCAGCGAGCCAGCGAGGGGGTGGCCTAGACCCCGagtcctgctgctggctccctgctgtacccaCTGGCTGCCCTCTCCATAGCTAGGCCTTGGCCCTGGCctgggccgggccgctggggctgTTTTTAGCCCAGAGCTAGATGCAAATTAAGCCATTTTGAGCCATTTGTTTTCTCGATagcagccccacatctgctgcatgagcccaggccctggagccagCAGCACCCACATCCTCCCAGGGGAGGGTTTGCACCAGCCAGCACCTGGCCTGCCGGagcaccgcgggggggggggagagggggcggtcCCAGGACAGAACAGTGTGGCAGCAGCGGGATCAGCGGGCCTGGCCTAGCAGAGACTAACGGATGGAAGGCAGGTGAGCCTGGCTTGCAGCACCCACCAGCCCCAAAtacctgccccagcaggggagcagaGTGCTTTCAGGGCGGGGGGGAATGCACTACAGCCCCCCCAAGGAAGAAATCTGTTCCCGGCCAAGCTGTGTTGCTCATTGTAATAAAATGAGCTGTTCCCAAAGCAGTGTGGCTTTTAGTTAATCATCCAAACCCtacacttgggggggaggggctaagCCCCCCCACCCATGGGTGCCTATGCTCATGCCAGCGGTCTCCATGTGCACACAGGGTCCACTCCCCCTTCCCAAAGGGGGGGGCGTTTCCCTGCTTTTTGTTCAGCTCATGCATATGGGGCACCCCactgggcacagctggggggagcagagagcaCACTGAGGGGCCCATCAGCAGCACAGACCAGGGCACAACCAAAGCTGTGGTCAGGGCCCTGCCTGGTGTTATGGCCAGGCCCAGGGAGCTCAGAGCTGAAGGGCCAGGGTGGGGCATGCAGTGCAGCCTTCCTGCACCCCGGCCAGGGTAAAGCCAGAGGCAGGTTCCCTACGGGCTGGGATGACGACCCAGGAATGGACCGTCCCAAACCTCCCCACactgctccagggggcaggcgcATTCCTTGGACCTGCCTTCCCTGGCAACGAGGGAGCACCCTGCGCATtccacagccccagcccggagAGGCCGAGGCCAACACCGCATGGGCCCAGGCAGCCGAGCACATGGCCGTCCTGCCACACAGCCGAGATAGTAGAGGACTCCCGGCTCCCAAAGCCTGGAACGTGGCCTGGAGGAAGCTGTGCCCACAGGCCCCCTTGGtagccactgcccccccccccccccccccccaggcctgctCTTACTCCCCAGCAGGGCCAAGGCACATCGGTGAAGCTGCCCAGGTAGGACCCTGCAGCTGCTCAGTGGAGAATGAGACTTCTGGGGATCTAGCCTGAAACTGGCCCGAGGCAGAATgcacctgccccagccagcccctccccagagacAGTGCAGAGGGGTAGGTGACCCCTTTGTTCTCTCCCCTAGTTCCCTGCAGCAATCACAACACCCAGGTCTGTTGGCAGAGGCAGgggccccaaccctgctcccccagcacaCAGCAAGGCGAACTCCCTGgtcaaacacccccccccccaaaagctctgggttttggtttaagtgtTTATTAACATTTCAGTGAGAGTTAAGCACATGACGCAGTTTAGAGCTGGGGCAGGCATGCCTCAGTAACAGGGGGGAGGACGATGCCTGGGcgagcccccccccagcctggagtttGTGCCCTGGGGCCAGCAGGGGTTGAGATCAGACACAGCACGGCCAGTCCTGGGGCAGTGACCAGGGGTCGCTCCGCTCCACTTTGCTGGGCTTGgtctgcttcccccccccacaggcACTCCTGTGCCCAGcactctcagcccctcccccctttacCTTTCCAAATTTGAAGTACTGGACATAGAGGATCCCGGCCTTCACGGGGGTCTCCATGGGCCCAGGCCGGCCTGGCAGGGGTATATGCAGAGGGCAGCAGTGCCGGTAATGGGGAGCGGTGGCTGCTGCAGTGGAGCGAGTGCACGGGGAGACTTCCTTTCTCGCTAACTTCCCCTTTGTGGTGCGTGGGGTGAGGGGCAGGCAGCGCAGGGGAGCAACGGCCCCCAGGGAGACCAGCGGGGCCGAACGAGCATGGCAGAGGCAGCAACAGCCTGCAGGGGACTGCTGggttctggctgcccagctcctccACAGCCAGCGACGGCACCGGACACGGCCCGCAGCAGAGGgttggccagagccccaggctgccCTTCCAGCCCCGAGCAACTCGAGTGAGGCCAGCACAACCGCCCCTCAGAGCCCCAGGCCTTCGGCAGGTGTCACTGGGCCCAGCCCCGCGTGACAAGGGCCGGGGTTTGCCTCTGGCCATGGCTTTCCTGTGCCATGGGGCTTTGCAGGGCCTGCGAGAGGCTGGGGCCCCAGCTTGCCCCATGTCTGCATGGTGACACTGGCTGATGTAATGGGCCATTGCAGCATAGCTCCGGTACTTCCTCTCCGAGCAGGAACTGCGGGACCTGGCCAAGCAGCACCGGCCCCTGGCCCACACAACACAGGGCACCTTACGACACGTCTGAGCCCAGAGGGAAGGGGCATGGCACTGCCTGCAGACAGCCCCGGCCCCACATGCTCTTGGGAAGAAGTGGGGCCAGCTGCCAAGGCTGCTGGGCTCCAGGGAACTCTCCTGCCTGGCCCAGCGAGCACACACCACAGGCAGCAGCGCAGCCCAGGAGCCTGCGCTAGAAGTCCATGGAGCTGTGTGCCAGGTAGTCCTTGCGGCCGATGTTGCTGACTTGCTTGGTCTGCATGGCTTCCAGCTTGGGGCAGTCGGTGATACGGTGGCCCAGGCCCCCACAGAAGGCACAGCCCCTCTCGTCTGCAATGGAGGGAGTGGGGTCAGAGGCAGCTTgccggggatggggggagggggggggacagtGTGCACATCCCACGGCACAGGGGGaagcagccccagcccagccccccagaagCAGCCCCAGCCCATCACGTGGGGAGCTGAGCCCCAGACCGCACGCGGCAGAACAGGGAACTGACCTCTCGAGTTCCAGGCTAGCGCTCCAACCAAGGGGAGCGCCAGGGGCTGGAGGTGCCAGCTCTGGGGGCTTTGCCCAAGGAGCGGCCTGCCAGCCGGGCAGTGCAGGGCTCCAGAGTACCCTGCCCCCGCTGTGTCTGCACCACCACACAGGCAGCAGTGCTTCGgggcccccctcccccttgggcttctgggagctgccgaCCCCCTCACCTCCAATATCCAGCATGGTCTCGTCCCCGCAGTGCAGCACCTGCAGCACCGGGGGCACCTTCTGCTTGGCCTCCAACAGCAGCGCCTTCAAGTCCATGAGCACGGACTCATCTGGGGCAGAGAGGAACGTGAGAACGGAGCCCGGCTTTGCCCACCCCACAAGGGCCCATGGGATCTGGGTATCACAGCAGGACAGAGGGCAATTTTGGTTCACTCCAGCtaagggggggggtggggagagggggggggggggggaagagagaaacagaACCAGCCGAGCTGGGGACAAGAGAAGTCTGCGAGTGCCAGCGAACCCCGCagggcagcacagcaccccctagcacgCGTGCATCGGGGCAGCCCTACTGAgtcacccaccctgctccttgggccacatggggccagccctgcctgcgcTAGGGAGCGCCCCCTAGTGAGTCCCggcccactccctgcagcatgtGAGTGTTCCTTGAGGTCTCCCCTCTAAGCGCTGAGCCCAGCCCGGGGGCAAGCGTTCATGGCAGAGACACTcctggcccagctcagcccaACTGCTGCAAACCCAACGGGCAGCGACAGCCCCGCTCCCGTGCGCCTCTCACCACAGGCCTTGTTGATGAAGGTGGTGGCGATGCCAGTGTTCCCTGAGCGGCCCGTACGTCCAATTCGGTGAACTATGGGGAGAAACAGAGTCAGGCCAAGGCCACTGAGCGCAGAGAGCCAGGCAGGAATCCAGTTGGGCACCTAGACTGGGGAACTCCCCACCACGAGGCCAGCCCAAGgacctgtccccccacccctgaaccGAGCTGTCAGTGTGGGCAAAGCAATCTGCCTGGCTCCCCCTCCGTAAGGATCAGGCCTTCGTCCGTAGCCAGGCTCAAAAAAGCAGCAGGCATGAGCTAAGAAGAGGAAGTCACCTCCCCACATTGCATTAAAACCAGGTCATATCTGGCTGTCCAGGAGGAGATCCTGGCCTCCTAGTGCCCAGCCACCACCCCCAGATACAGACAACTCCGCCTGATGCGTCCGCCTGCCCAGGAACCTCTTCAACACTTGTGGTTGGGAAATCCTTGTTTCTTGATTGTTTATCATTATGGTCCCACTTCCCTATGGTTTGTCTGTATGTGCTGTCTGGTTCTTCGATTGTTTCTGGCTGttgcataattaattttgctaggtgtaaattcatgaaggtggtggggtagggttggttagagaattttgttacaatgttaggattggttagtaacaTTTTAGTGTAAcgattggttaaggtacagctaagcaggactcaagtttcactatgtaaactggggtccaaaaggaaggttttgggaaccaactccaggacccAGCCCCACGAtcggagctgccagacctcaacactctgccaatgacaccgtGCAGAAACTGGAATCCCCCAGATGGGTCTGATCCTGATCGGCCTCCAAGAAAAGTTCCTCTCTCTTATTGGGCATGGTAAGCACTGTGTGTGCAGCGTGTGCCGTCTGCTTTGgggattgttaataaatagaggttaagtaggatattactgtgtgAAGCTCCTTCACTGGTAAAAAGACCCCGTAAACCCAAAAAAGATTAAGCCCTGAGCCTGCAGGGAAAGGGTGTTTGCCCGGAGCCCACGGCAgggcagagcccagagccctaggaactgggtaaaaGTGAGTGCCCTAGAACATGCAAATAACAGAATTTTGTGCGGGTAACACCTCTGCCtggctcacccccctcccccgcccttgaGCCCTCTGCCCTACCGTAGTTCTCGATCTCCTCCGGCATGTCGTAGTTGATGACGTGCTGGATGGCTGGGAAATCCAAGCCCTTGGAGGCTACGTCGGTGGCAACCAGGACGTCCTTCTTCCCATCCCGGAAGGCCTCGATGGCCTTCGTCCGCTCCTCCTGGTCTGCAAGGGCCCAGCCCAGAGGGTTAGCGCAGGCCCAGCTCTGTCAGATAAGGTCCCCGCCCCCAAACCCACCTCACACCGGGGCGTGGACAGAGCGATGCACCAAGTACTAGTCAGACCCCTCCCACCATGCACCGGACGCAGAGGGCCACGTGGGTCAGCCA from Malaclemys terrapin pileata isolate rMalTer1 chromosome 8, rMalTer1.hap1, whole genome shotgun sequence carries:
- the DOK3 gene encoding docking protein 3, with the translated sequence METPVKAGILYVQYFKFGKKLWRKVRAQLFATGPWGVARLETCDARDNGSGPEKTSLRKCERRVIRLADCVSVGPADAPSCPKDTAAFYLNTVDKSHVLAAEQRDEWIAQLCQLAFQCTNEPAPGSTRDPPGPDLHVEENTLYASWQDLNEFLVLVNRTDASARCGLSGHYLLAALPKGLMLKTRQSRQTLLTWPYPFLRKFGYDKALFSFEAGRRCDSGEGIFTWATSRAGELCNLVSAAIAYQSSTQAPAPLSSRQGTEPRLWSSQSLEEALPTWALEGAGRPLLPAGLCPDSAQALPCTLELGGRAGTGAEPPIVYASIHRGLQPPLKPWGEAKVEQGVARASRGQGLPVSEHLYENLCAQGRSCSMEEGPSCLGSRGSPEGSSTDLAPIYDNSCMASKRWSSPLAPSTGPSPSLEAQYKRLLDQDGPERGEEEEGEEDALVSSLPRARANSGFRKLVTLLSREVAPKVPGKSSSVLDRA